A section of the Naumannella cuiyingiana genome encodes:
- a CDS encoding helix-turn-helix domain-containing protein, which yields MGQSLDDYPDLLTTNQVAGVLQVSADQVRKNLRAGVWPGVRPGQRDWRMRRSTVRAIIDGRDPWEHEQQEQTE from the coding sequence GTGGGACAGTCTCTCGATGATTATCCAGATCTGCTGACGACAAATCAGGTCGCGGGGGTGTTGCAGGTGTCAGCCGATCAGGTGAGGAAGAACCTGCGCGCGGGGGTGTGGCCTGGTGTGCGGCCCGGGCAGCGGGATTGGCGGATGCGCCGGTCGACGGTGCGGGCGATCATCGACGGCCGGGATCCGTGGGAGCACGAACAGCAGGAGCAGACCGAGTAG